In Microplitis mediator isolate UGA2020A chromosome 9, iyMicMedi2.1, whole genome shotgun sequence, the DNA window CTCATGTTACTATTTCGTTATAGcaaatgtatgtgtgtgtgtgtgtgtgtgtgtgtgtgtgtgtgtgtgtgtgtgtgtgtgtgtgtggtgTGTGCCATGACGAAGGGATAAGGAAAGGGATGAATTCCGTAAGAGAGTTGATAATAACCGTAGGGTTGCtataagataaatataaaGGTGAGTTTAGAAAAGGGTAGAGTTGTTTCGAGGTTTCTTTAAATAGAaatgaaagttttttctttatgtTTTATGAAACGGGTGCTGAGCTTGCCACCtgctgaatttatttatttagtacttaaggggttaggggtagtcagaattttcaaaaaatcgatttttttttttttgcattttcttaaagtataatattttaaaaatattgtgtgaaaatttgaagtgaatccgacaaattcttttcgagttatttaacaatgaccaaaggacgctcgggtgctacgtggcattcgagagcaggtagctagaaacagctgcaagcaaccgacctttcgggtttcattgtcatgaatatctccccattttaatgtatttataattatatatatatatatatatatatatatatatatatatatatatatatatatatatatatatatatatatatatatatatatatatatatatatccttctacatatattcacaatttgtaggtagtacaagaactgaaaaataatttttggttgccagtatacctgtagtcgttgcactgatcagtcgatagttttgtgataaattatttctcaagtgaattaaattattaaccatgggacgtgattctagaaaggtttcaagagaacttcggagttctgaaaaaattaataagtcgcgttcagtcaaaagaaagaatgtttttaatccgaaaacagccgaacgtgatgaaagtattcagagtacatcttctaaaaaattaaaacaaaacactgaagatgatgtacctgaagacagcagtactgaatttcgaataataaattttattcaggtattcactgcaatttctgctcttataaaatgtaaaaaatgtgatggaaatgtagtgtttcaaacagcaagtacacgtgggctgggattcaaaattgtagttgcatgtaataactgtggaaatgaatatattccttcctgttctttcgttgggcattcttatgaaataaacagacgtttcatttttgtaatgagaatactaggaataggatacgaaggattgtgcaagttttgcggcctgatggacatgccgtcttttttagataaatctacgcatacaattttactgaaacagattttgaattgtagtaaagccgtcgcagaaaccttcatgacgaaagctgtgaatgaagaaaagcaagcaatgccaacaactgaaaatgaagatataaatcatctaactgtatcgggagatggaacctggcaaaaacggggatatacatcgtcatttggagtttcttctataattggctattttactggaaagattcttgacataaacattaaaagtgcatattgtaagctatgtgagtattggaaaaaaaaaacaaatactgttgagttcgaggaatggtatcaatcgcatgaagatgtgtgttctgctaatcatcaagggtcttctgggaaaatggaggtggatgcgatggtcgaaatgttttcgtattctgaaactaaatatggagttaagtatgccaactatattggtgatggtgactccaagacctattcaggaattataaaatcagatccttacgaaaatacaactgtaaataaaaaggaatgtatagggcatgtccaaaagcggatgggg includes these proteins:
- the LOC130674686 gene encoding uncharacterized protein LOC130674686, whose amino-acid sequence is MGRDSRKVSRELRSSEKINKSRSVKRKNVFNPKTAERDESIQSTSSKKLKQNTEDDVPEDSSTEFRIINFIQVFTAISALIKCKKCDGNVVFQTASTRGLGFKIVVACNNCGNEYIPSCSFVGHSYEINRRFIFVMRILGIGYEGLCKFCGLMDMPSFLDKSTHTILLKQILNCSKAVAETFMTKAVNEEKQAMPTTENEDINHLTVSGDGTWQKRGYTSSFGVSSIIGYFTGKILDINIKSAYCKLCEYWKKKTNTVEFEEWYQSHEDVCSANHQGSSGKMEVDAMVEMFSYSETKYGVKYANYIGDGDSKTYSGIIKSDPYENTTVNKKECIGHVQKRMGSRLRTLKSKQKGLGGRGKLTGKLIDKLTVYYGLAIRRHCDSIENMKSAIMATFYHYGSSDEKPNHDMCPKGEESWCSYQRAEARGELDTFSHDYSPLPSDVLKAIKPIYEDLSNENLLSRCVGGFNQNNNESFNQLVWKICPKTVNTSFTIVQIAAYVAMCIFNEGINSLLVLMNTLGLNCGPNSHRYAERMDAARIKVADKRANDNTREGRLQRRHQQIDILEAAMSAEELLYGPGIDDSV